A single genomic interval of Alteromonas sp. BL110 harbors:
- the zwf gene encoding glucose-6-phosphate dehydrogenase, with product MVLDNSYEPCDFVLFGTLGDLSRRKLLPSLYQLEKANLMHPETTIVGVARQEMELDAYIEEVHANLIKFGEKDLCEATWEKMKARLHYACVDMKDVESYCVLDDHVDPTRTMVCYLATPPAIYGDICRGLHSCKIIDSSVRVVLEKPIGHDLESSKVINEQVAEYFDEKQIYRIDHYLGKETVLNLVSLRFANSIFATNWDHNCIDHVQISVAESVGIEGRWGYFDDAGQMRDMVQNHLLQILSLVAMEPPTTLDADSIRDEKLKVLKALRPINSFNINESTVRGQYTSGFVKGEEVPGYLEEEGANTQSKTETFIAIKAEIDNWRWAGVPFYLRTGKRMPTKVSEVVIYFKRQPHNLFGDSFKNLPPNKLVIRLQPDEGVEITVMNKVPGLTSSGSMDLQKSKLNLSFSEAFADERIPDAYEKLLLEVMLGNQALFVRRDEIEQAWTWVDSILEAWKQSSEPPEPYQAGTWGPVDSIGLLARENRSWYESKTGKKK from the coding sequence ATGGTATTGGATAATTCCTACGAGCCCTGTGATTTTGTACTTTTTGGTACGCTGGGAGATCTTTCACGACGCAAGTTATTGCCTTCTTTATACCAGCTAGAAAAAGCCAACTTGATGCACCCTGAAACCACAATTGTTGGTGTGGCGCGTCAGGAAATGGAACTAGACGCTTACATAGAAGAAGTTCACGCTAATCTTATAAAGTTTGGTGAAAAGGACTTATGTGAAGCTACATGGGAAAAAATGAAAGCGCGTTTGCATTACGCATGCGTAGACATGAAAGATGTCGAAAGCTATTGCGTACTAGACGACCACGTTGACCCAACTCGCACAATGGTGTGTTACTTAGCTACACCGCCTGCTATTTATGGCGACATTTGTCGCGGCCTGCATAGCTGCAAAATTATCGATTCAAGCGTTCGCGTAGTGCTTGAAAAGCCAATCGGTCATGATTTGGAGTCGTCCAAAGTTATCAACGAACAGGTTGCTGAATATTTCGACGAAAAACAAATATACCGTATTGACCATTACCTAGGTAAAGAAACCGTTCTTAACTTAGTGTCGCTTCGTTTTGCCAACTCTATTTTTGCTACAAACTGGGATCACAACTGTATTGACCACGTTCAAATTTCAGTGGCTGAATCAGTAGGTATTGAAGGGCGTTGGGGCTATTTCGACGATGCGGGACAAATGCGTGACATGGTGCAAAACCACCTGCTACAAATTTTAAGCTTGGTCGCGATGGAACCGCCAACAACGCTAGATGCCGATAGCATTCGTGATGAAAAGCTTAAAGTGCTTAAAGCGCTTCGCCCTATCAACTCGTTTAATATTAATGAAAGCACGGTACGCGGTCAGTACACGTCTGGTTTTGTTAAAGGTGAAGAAGTACCTGGGTACCTTGAAGAAGAAGGTGCAAATACGCAGAGTAAAACTGAGACCTTTATTGCAATAAAAGCGGAAATTGATAACTGGCGTTGGGCTGGTGTGCCATTCTACCTGCGCACAGGTAAACGCATGCCAACTAAAGTGAGTGAAGTTGTTATTTACTTCAAGCGCCAGCCGCACAATTTATTTGGCGATAGCTTTAAGAATCTTCCGCCTAACAAACTCGTTATACGTCTACAGCCTGATGAAGGTGTAGAAATCACGGTAATGAATAAAGTTCCAGGTTTAACTAGCTCCGGCTCGATGGACCTACAAAAATCTAAGCTTAACCTAAGCTTCTCGGAAGCGTTTGCTGACGAGCGTATTCCTGACGCTTACGAAAAACTGCTGCTTGAAGTGATGCTTGGAAACCAGGCGCTATTTGTTCGTCGTGACGAAATTGAACAAGCTTGGACATGGGTAGATTCAATTCTTGAAGCGTGGAAGCAATCTAGTGAGCCGCCTGAGCCGTACCAAGCGGGTACATGGGGTCCGGTAGACTCTATAGGTCTACTAGCGCGTGAAAATCGCAGTTGGTACGAAAGCAAAACAGGAAAGAAAAAGTAA
- the pgl gene encoding 6-phosphogluconolactonase, whose product MALTTLSFETPDALTDAFAQDLVSILKTGIKTRGRASLVVSGGRTPLALFKQLSETDLEWDKVDITLADERWVEEGHEASNTSLVKNNLIQNKAAAARFIELKSDVDDANKGVNAAESNLASMSQPFDALILGMGEDGHTASLFPCSEQVLDGLDMSSGRTCIAVQPTTAPHQRISLTLPALLNSRNIFLHLTGEKKKQVLLDAIENATEAQKPITAVVNRAPVTLMWAP is encoded by the coding sequence ATGGCGTTAACAACTCTATCATTTGAAACACCTGACGCGCTTACCGATGCATTTGCACAAGATTTAGTAAGCATTCTTAAAACAGGTATTAAAACTCGTGGCCGTGCATCTCTTGTAGTTAGTGGTGGGCGTACTCCTCTAGCGCTTTTCAAGCAGTTAAGCGAGACCGACCTTGAGTGGGATAAGGTTGATATTACCCTTGCTGACGAGCGCTGGGTTGAAGAAGGCCACGAAGCCAGCAACACTAGCCTAGTTAAAAATAACCTAATTCAAAATAAAGCCGCAGCAGCACGTTTTATCGAATTGAAAAGCGATGTTGACGATGCAAATAAAGGCGTAAATGCAGCTGAGTCTAATTTAGCTAGCATGTCACAGCCTTTTGACGCATTAATTCTTGGTATGGGGGAAGACGGGCACACTGCATCGCTTTTCCCTTGTTCTGAGCAAGTACTTGACGGCTTAGATATGAGCAGCGGCAGAACCTGCATCGCTGTTCAACCTACAACAGCACCTCATCAACGTATTTCATTAACGCTACCTGCGTTACTCAATAGCCGAAACATCTTTTTACACCTAACGGGTGAAAAGAAAAAGCAAGTGCTTTTAGACGCTATTGAAAATGCTACCGAAGCGCAAAAGCCCATCACTGCCGTTGTAAATAGAGCACCGGTAACTCTGATGTGGGCGCCATAG
- the edd gene encoding phosphogluconate dehydratase: MNPKIAEVTQRIIERSKETRKAYLEKIEDARRQGPHRGVLSCGNLAHGFAACGTSEKADLRSMTKANVAIVSAYNDMLSAHQPYETYPALIREAVKEVGSVAQFAGGVPAMCDGVTQGQSGMDLSLMSRDNIAQGAAIALSHNMFDSALMLGICDKIVPGLLMGALTFGHLPTVFVPAGPMPSGLPNKEKARVRQEFAEGKVGRDALLEAESQSYHSAGTCTFYGTANSNQLVVEMMGLHLPGSSFVNPGTPLRDALTKAAAVQATRLTDLGDNYTPIGHIVDAKAIVNGLVGLLATGGSTNHTMHLIAVARAAGYIVNWDDFSDISNAVPLLTRIYPNGSADINHFVAAGGMSLLIKQLLDAGLLHNDVKTIVGDGLDLYTKEPVLKDGELEWRDGPTESLDKKVLATVEAPFKPDGGLSVLDGNLGRGVIKTSALRTPHCNIKAPAVVFEDQFELDDAFKSGKLDKDCIVVVRFQGPSAIGMPELHRLTPPLGVIQDRGFKVALVTDGRMSGASGKVPAAIHVTPEAYKGGLLAKVQEGDIIELNTETGALTLHVDEETLAAREAAPASLAKHHVGMGREMFAGMRAILTGAEEGACSLFYTQEQA, from the coding sequence ATGAATCCAAAAATTGCTGAAGTTACGCAACGAATTATCGAGCGTAGTAAAGAAACGCGTAAAGCGTATTTAGAAAAGATTGAGGACGCACGCCGTCAAGGTCCACACCGCGGTGTACTATCGTGCGGAAACTTGGCCCACGGCTTTGCTGCGTGTGGTACAAGTGAAAAAGCAGACCTTCGTTCAATGACCAAAGCCAACGTGGCTATTGTGTCTGCGTACAATGACATGCTTTCTGCTCACCAGCCTTATGAAACTTACCCAGCGCTTATTCGCGAAGCGGTAAAAGAAGTGGGCAGTGTAGCGCAGTTTGCTGGTGGTGTACCTGCAATGTGTGATGGTGTGACGCAAGGCCAGTCTGGTATGGACTTAAGCCTTATGAGCCGTGACAACATCGCTCAGGGTGCAGCTATCGCGCTTTCACATAACATGTTTGATAGCGCGCTAATGCTGGGTATTTGCGATAAAATCGTACCCGGACTGCTAATGGGCGCACTTACGTTTGGTCATCTGCCGACGGTGTTTGTTCCAGCTGGTCCTATGCCATCAGGCTTACCAAACAAAGAAAAAGCACGCGTTCGACAGGAGTTTGCTGAAGGTAAGGTAGGCCGTGACGCGCTACTTGAAGCCGAATCTCAGTCTTATCATTCTGCGGGTACCTGTACATTCTACGGTACAGCGAACTCAAACCAGCTTGTGGTTGAGATGATGGGCTTACACTTACCGGGTTCTTCGTTTGTTAACCCAGGTACGCCACTGCGCGATGCGCTGACAAAAGCAGCGGCGGTTCAAGCAACTCGCCTAACCGACCTTGGCGACAACTACACGCCAATTGGTCACATTGTAGATGCTAAAGCCATCGTAAATGGTCTTGTAGGTCTACTTGCAACGGGTGGTTCTACTAACCACACCATGCACCTTATCGCCGTTGCGCGAGCTGCTGGTTACATTGTTAACTGGGACGATTTTTCTGATATCTCAAATGCGGTTCCATTACTTACTCGCATTTACCCTAACGGTTCAGCAGATATTAACCACTTTGTTGCCGCTGGCGGTATGTCGTTGCTTATCAAGCAACTGCTTGACGCAGGGCTACTGCACAACGATGTGAAAACTATTGTTGGTGATGGTTTAGACCTATACACCAAAGAGCCTGTCCTAAAAGACGGCGAGCTAGAGTGGCGCGATGGCCCCACGGAGTCACTAGACAAAAAAGTACTTGCAACTGTAGAAGCACCATTTAAGCCGGATGGTGGCTTGAGTGTTCTAGACGGCAACTTGGGTCGTGGGGTTATCAAAACCTCAGCGCTTCGTACGCCTCATTGCAACATCAAAGCGCCAGCGGTTGTGTTTGAAGATCAGTTTGAACTAGATGACGCATTTAAATCTGGCAAGTTAGATAAAGACTGCATCGTAGTTGTTCGCTTCCAAGGTCCATCGGCCATTGGTATGCCAGAACTTCATCGCCTAACGCCGCCGCTTGGTGTAATTCAAGACCGAGGATTCAAAGTAGCCCTTGTTACAGATGGTCGTATGTCGGGCGCGTCAGGAAAGGTGCCTGCTGCTATCCACGTAACACCAGAAGCTTATAAAGGTGGTTTGCTGGCTAAAGTGCAGGAAGGCGACATTATCGAGCTTAATACCGAAACGGGTGCGCTTACCTTGCATGTTGATGAAGAAACACTAGCCGCTCGCGAAGCAGCTCCAGCAAGCTTGGCGAAGCATCATGTTGGTATGGGACGTGAAATGTTTGCTGGTATGCGTGCCATCCTTACTGGTGCAGAGGAAGGAGCGTGTTCACTGTTTTACACGCAGGAGCAAGCATAA
- a CDS encoding glucokinase, whose amino-acid sequence MSQKFVADVGGTNIRVARVTESGVTDIKKYMCNDFASIDLAISQYFEDTPEHNFTQGCIAIACPVLGDQVVMTNHSWAFSQNALRSQLKLDALFVINDFTAVAHSLPVLSKNQVVQIGEGTPKENGNIAVFGPGTGLGVEHITMTSTGWQTLDGEGGHVDFAPVDETDVVVWRHLQSTLGRASAEEVMSGRGLHNIYTALANDASAPIAFTEPAQITEAALNGTCELAEATLTQFCRIMGSFAGNIALNMATTGGIFIGGGIANRFPEFIQNSDFRARFEAKGQMKHYVKDIPTYLIAEPDHGLLGAAAYLNQNTAS is encoded by the coding sequence ATGAGCCAAAAGTTTGTGGCTGATGTCGGCGGTACCAATATTCGCGTTGCGAGAGTAACCGAGTCGGGCGTCACTGACATTAAAAAATACATGTGTAATGACTTTGCTAGTATCGATTTAGCCATTTCACAGTATTTTGAAGACACACCAGAGCACAACTTTACCCAAGGTTGTATTGCAATTGCCTGCCCAGTGTTAGGCGATCAAGTCGTAATGACTAATCACAGCTGGGCTTTTTCTCAAAACGCTTTGCGTTCACAGCTTAAGCTAGACGCGCTGTTCGTTATAAACGACTTCACTGCAGTAGCACATTCATTACCTGTGCTAAGTAAAAACCAAGTTGTTCAAATTGGTGAGGGCACACCAAAAGAGAATGGCAATATTGCTGTATTTGGCCCAGGTACCGGCCTTGGCGTTGAGCATATCACTATGACTTCAACAGGCTGGCAAACATTAGACGGTGAGGGTGGTCATGTTGACTTCGCTCCCGTTGATGAAACCGATGTTGTGGTTTGGCGTCATTTGCAATCAACATTGGGACGTGCTTCTGCTGAAGAAGTGATGTCTGGACGAGGCTTGCACAATATCTACACTGCTTTAGCTAACGATGCGTCTGCCCCTATAGCTTTTACTGAGCCAGCGCAAATTACAGAAGCGGCGTTAAATGGAACTTGTGAGTTAGCTGAAGCAACGCTGACTCAGTTCTGTCGAATCATGGGAAGCTTCGCGGGTAATATAGCGCTGAATATGGCGACTACTGGCGGCATCTTTATTGGTGGAGGTATTGCAAATCGTTTCCCTGAGTTTATTCAAAACAGCGATTTCAGAGCGCGTTTTGAAGCGAAAGGGCAAATGAAGCATTACGTTAAAGACATTCCCACCTATCTTATTGCAGAACCTGATCACGGTTTATTGGGTGCGGCTGCATATCTGAATCAAAATACAGCGAGCTAA
- a CDS encoding bifunctional 4-hydroxy-2-oxoglutarate aldolase/2-dehydro-3-deoxy-phosphogluconate aldolase produces MTSKWKTSPEEIFAAGPVVPVLVINDVEKAVPLAKALMEGGIKVLEVTLRTPAAIDVIKRIAQEVPDSLIGAGTVTNAQQLKAVVEAGAKFAISPGMTADLLKAGMDADIPLIPGISSTSDLMKGKDAGYTHMKFFPAEASGGVKAIKSISGPFPDVTFCPTGGIGPNNYNDYLALKNVKCVGGSWLAPDDAIESGDWARITQLAKEAVAGAKQ; encoded by the coding sequence ATGACATCAAAATGGAAAACCTCTCCAGAGGAAATTTTTGCGGCCGGCCCAGTTGTACCTGTGTTGGTTATCAACGACGTAGAAAAAGCGGTACCTCTGGCAAAAGCGCTAATGGAAGGTGGAATTAAAGTTTTAGAAGTAACTTTACGTACACCTGCAGCAATAGACGTCATTAAGCGAATTGCACAAGAAGTGCCAGACTCTCTAATCGGTGCGGGTACAGTAACCAACGCACAACAGCTTAAAGCGGTTGTTGAAGCGGGCGCTAAGTTTGCTATTAGCCCAGGCATGACGGCGGACTTGTTGAAAGCGGGTATGGATGCTGATATCCCACTTATTCCAGGTATTTCTTCAACGTCTGACCTAATGAAGGGTAAAGATGCGGGTTATACCCACATGAAATTCTTCCCTGCAGAAGCGTCAGGTGGCGTTAAGGCTATCAAATCTATCAGCGGTCCTTTCCCTGATGTAACCTTCTGCCCAACAGGCGGTATTGGTCCAAACAACTACAACGATTACTTAGCGCTTAAGAATGTAAAGTGCGTAGGTGGTTCGTGGTTAGCGCCAGATGATGCAATTGAGTCAGGTGACTGGGCGCGTATTACCCAACTGGCTAAAGAAGCCGTTGCGGGTGCTAAGCAGTAG
- a CDS encoding D-hexose-6-phosphate mutarotase, translated as MPSVYSVTVSESNGLTFLDVDNAFATARISLFGGHILSFVPKSDNKERLWVSPHAYLNGERPIRGGIPVCWPWFSDDHGREKGALPAHGFLRTQVWKLVDSEESASGTTITLSPSFTRAEGFENDCTVTMVIAIGESMDVSLVTENIGVAAFDFNCALHTYFHVNDIQQTLLKGIDGQYKDKLDEWAVKPTPSPYAITGETDRIHLAPIETTEIEVGGDAFTEVISQGNDSLVVWNPWQGAASISDMDPFGYKHMLCVETSLTQGRMLAPGESHTLRQTVVPK; from the coding sequence ATGCCATCTGTGTATTCAGTTACCGTTAGCGAGTCTAATGGTCTTACATTTTTAGACGTGGATAACGCTTTCGCCACAGCGCGCATAAGCTTATTTGGCGGCCATATTTTATCTTTTGTTCCAAAGAGCGATAACAAAGAGCGACTTTGGGTAAGTCCACATGCCTATCTAAACGGCGAGCGTCCAATTCGCGGGGGTATTCCAGTGTGTTGGCCGTGGTTTAGTGACGACCATGGTCGCGAAAAAGGTGCCCTTCCCGCTCACGGCTTTTTAAGAACCCAGGTGTGGAAGCTGGTTGATTCAGAAGAATCAGCAAGCGGAACCACCATAACACTCTCGCCAAGTTTCACCCGGGCTGAAGGGTTTGAAAATGACTGTACCGTAACCATGGTGATCGCAATTGGTGAATCTATGGACGTATCTCTGGTTACTGAAAATATAGGAGTGGCTGCATTTGACTTTAACTGTGCTCTGCATACTTATTTTCATGTTAATGATATTCAGCAAACACTTCTAAAAGGCATTGATGGACAATATAAAGATAAACTCGACGAATGGGCTGTAAAGCCTACGCCATCGCCTTACGCCATTACCGGCGAAACCGACCGAATACATCTTGCGCCGATTGAAACGACTGAGATTGAAGTTGGCGGCGATGCATTTACCGAAGTTATCTCACAGGGCAATGACTCGCTTGTAGTATGGAACCCATGGCAAGGTGCTGCGTCCATTTCAGACATGGACCCATTTGGCTATAAGCATATGCTGTGCGTTGAGACGTCGTTAACTCAAGGCAGAATGTTAGCACCTGGTGAAAGTCATACACTTAGACAAACTGTCGTACCTAAGTAG
- the gap gene encoding type I glyceraldehyde-3-phosphate dehydrogenase, giving the protein MTIRIGINGFGRIGRLVMRAAAERNDIEVVAINDLLDTDYIAYLLKYDSTHGLFDGEVSVDNNSLVVNGKTIRITSERDPAALKWDEVDVDVVVESTGLFLTKETAAKHIEAGAKKVVMSAPSKDDTPMFVMGVNQESYAGETIVSNASCTTNCLAPLAKVLNDKFGIVDGLMTTVHATTATQKTVDGPSMKDWRGGRGAGQNIIPSSTGAAKAVGKVIPELNGKLTGMAFRVPTPNVSVVDLTVNLAKAASYDEICAAMKEASEGELKGIMGYTEDAVVSNDFLGDARTSVFDATAGIALTDTFVKLVSWYDNEWGYSNKVLDLVAHISK; this is encoded by the coding sequence ATGACAATCCGCATCGGTATCAATGGTTTTGGCCGTATTGGTCGCCTAGTAATGCGTGCAGCAGCTGAGCGCAACGACATTGAAGTTGTAGCTATTAACGACTTGCTTGACACAGACTACATTGCTTATCTTTTGAAATACGACTCGACGCACGGTTTATTCGACGGGGAAGTTTCAGTTGATAACAACAGTCTAGTTGTAAACGGCAAAACTATCCGTATTACTTCTGAAAGAGATCCTGCAGCACTTAAGTGGGATGAAGTAGACGTAGACGTTGTTGTTGAATCAACAGGTCTATTCCTAACTAAAGAAACTGCCGCGAAGCACATTGAAGCTGGCGCGAAGAAAGTTGTTATGTCTGCGCCGTCTAAAGACGACACGCCAATGTTCGTAATGGGCGTCAACCAAGAGAGCTATGCTGGCGAAACTATCGTTTCAAATGCGTCTTGTACCACTAACTGTCTTGCTCCACTTGCCAAAGTACTTAACGACAAGTTTGGTATTGTAGACGGTCTAATGACAACAGTTCACGCAACGACTGCTACACAGAAAACCGTAGATGGTCCTTCAATGAAAGACTGGCGTGGCGGACGCGGCGCGGGTCAAAACATCATCCCATCATCAACGGGTGCTGCCAAAGCGGTAGGTAAAGTGATTCCTGAACTAAACGGTAAACTAACAGGTATGGCTTTCCGTGTACCTACACCTAACGTTTCAGTTGTTGATCTTACGGTTAACTTAGCGAAGGCTGCTAGCTACGACGAAATCTGTGCTGCAATGAAAGAAGCCTCAGAAGGCGAGCTTAAAGGTATCATGGGTTACACTGAAGATGCAGTTGTATCAAACGATTTCTTAGGTGACGCACGCACTTCTGTATTCGACGCTACTGCAGGTATCGCGCTTACTGACACATTCGTTAAGCTTGTATCTTGGTACGACAACGAATGGGGTTACTCAAATAAGGTTCTAGACCTAGTAGCTCATATTTCTAAGTAA
- the malQ gene encoding 4-alpha-glucanotransferase, which translates to MTQQLLQQLVEMRGIETQYVDAWGKPATIAESSKAKLLNTLGYDTSSDEKIQSQITQDIKSVWLSPLNPVQVVRNTQEINVAVRLPIELVNDDHTLTVTCENGDVHTHQFTPVDQEMTTMAHIDDVEFHEYVVTLPLDLPLGYHDVALSADDDEFARSRLIVAPEACYTPKEIKEGKKIWGLSVQLYCVRSEKNWGIGDFSDLALLIEKAAGVGADFIGLNPIHALYPANPNACSPYGPSSRRWLNYLYIDVTAIDGFDDASVQTVVNSDDFKATLDHARNVEHVDYEAVAHVKLAALKAVFDVYEAKYLRNNTKQNKAFNAFVEAGGESLDMLAVYDALQSHLKADGKESWGWPVFPQEYKDYHNPAVAKFKNANQHEVKFYLFLQWIAAQQLDIASNKATDAGMTIGLYRDLAVGVSEGSAEIWGNKDLYCTGASVGAPPDILGPLGQNWGLPPMDPRKLYEQAYQPIIDLFASNMASSGSLRIDHVMALLRLWWVVKGDHAKDGGYVYYPVDDLLGILALESHRNESLVIGEDLGTVPEEIRSKLADNGVYSYRVFFFEQAEDGGFFSPSHYPVQSMSTLTTHDMPTLIGYWHCLDLELGKEIGLYPTEEILQTLYADRHENKQAILDTLHGHGSVNESVGRDVNHTGMNRDLNNGMQVHMAGGSSALLSLQLEDWLEMDKPVNIPGTFNEYPNWRRKLTENIESMFDRHDINELASKLTHARKKASRD; encoded by the coding sequence ATGACACAACAACTTCTGCAACAACTGGTTGAAATGCGGGGAATTGAAACCCAGTACGTCGACGCATGGGGAAAACCAGCAACCATCGCAGAATCAAGCAAAGCGAAATTGCTAAACACGCTTGGCTATGACACCAGCAGTGATGAAAAAATTCAGTCACAAATTACACAAGATATTAAATCGGTATGGTTGTCGCCTTTAAATCCTGTTCAAGTTGTACGAAACACCCAAGAAATAAATGTAGCCGTTCGTTTACCCATCGAGTTGGTTAACGATGACCATACACTTACTGTTACGTGTGAAAACGGTGACGTACACACCCATCAATTTACGCCTGTCGATCAAGAAATGACGACAATGGCCCACATTGACGATGTTGAATTTCATGAATACGTAGTAACCCTACCTTTGGATTTACCACTTGGATATCACGATGTTGCATTAAGTGCAGATGACGATGAATTCGCACGTTCTCGCTTAATTGTGGCACCAGAGGCATGCTATACACCGAAAGAGATTAAAGAAGGCAAAAAAATCTGGGGCCTGAGTGTTCAGCTTTACTGCGTTCGCAGCGAAAAGAACTGGGGTATTGGTGATTTCTCAGACCTTGCACTACTTATCGAAAAAGCCGCGGGCGTTGGGGCTGATTTTATCGGGCTTAACCCAATTCATGCGCTTTACCCAGCTAACCCTAACGCGTGCTCTCCTTATGGGCCGAGTTCACGTCGCTGGCTAAACTATTTATATATCGATGTAACCGCTATTGATGGCTTCGATGATGCATCGGTGCAAACGGTAGTTAACAGTGATGACTTCAAAGCTACCCTTGACCATGCCCGTAACGTTGAGCATGTAGACTACGAAGCAGTAGCCCATGTGAAACTAGCAGCGCTTAAAGCGGTGTTTGATGTTTACGAGGCTAAGTACCTTCGTAATAATACCAAACAAAATAAAGCGTTTAACGCTTTTGTTGAAGCGGGCGGAGAAAGCCTAGACATGTTAGCGGTGTACGATGCACTGCAGTCACACCTTAAAGCCGATGGCAAAGAAAGCTGGGGTTGGCCGGTATTTCCGCAGGAATACAAAGACTACCACAACCCTGCAGTGGCTAAGTTCAAAAATGCTAACCAGCATGAAGTTAAATTTTACCTGTTCCTTCAATGGATTGCAGCCCAGCAGCTAGACATTGCGAGTAATAAAGCAACCGATGCTGGCATGACTATTGGTCTTTATCGCGACCTCGCTGTGGGCGTAAGTGAAGGCAGTGCCGAGATTTGGGGTAATAAGGATTTGTACTGCACAGGAGCAAGTGTAGGTGCTCCACCAGATATTTTAGGCCCGCTTGGTCAGAACTGGGGATTGCCACCAATGGACCCTCGCAAGTTGTACGAGCAAGCTTATCAGCCAATTATTGACTTGTTTGCGTCTAACATGGCGTCTTCTGGTTCGTTGCGTATCGACCACGTTATGGCGTTACTCCGCTTGTGGTGGGTAGTAAAAGGCGACCACGCGAAAGACGGTGGCTATGTTTATTACCCTGTCGATGACTTGCTGGGTATTCTGGCACTAGAAAGTCATCGCAATGAAAGTTTGGTTATAGGTGAAGACTTGGGCACCGTACCCGAAGAAATTCGCAGTAAGCTTGCTGATAATGGCGTGTATTCATACCGCGTATTTTTCTTCGAACAAGCAGAAGACGGCGGTTTCTTCTCGCCTAGTCATTATCCTGTTCAGTCGATGTCAACCTTGACTACTCACGATATGCCGACGTTGATTGGTTACTGGCACTGTCTGGATTTAGAGTTGGGTAAAGAAATAGGGCTATACCCAACAGAAGAAATTCTTCAGACGCTTTATGCAGATCGCCATGAAAATAAACAAGCGATTCTTGATACTTTGCACGGACACGGGTCAGTGAACGAGAGTGTTGGTCGCGATGTGAATCACACGGGCATGAATCGCGATTTAAATAACGGTATGCAGGTGCATATGGCAGGGGGGTCAAGTGCGCTGTTAAGCCTTCAGTTAGAAGACTGGCTAGAAATGGATAAGCCAGTGAACATTCCGGGTACATTCAATGAGTACCCAAACTGGCGCAGAAAGCTGACTGAAAATATTGAGTCGATGTTTGATAGACATGATATAAATGAGTTAGCGTCTAAACTTACTCATGCTAGGAAAAAAGCAAGCCGGGACTAA